The sequence below is a genomic window from Nicotiana tomentosiformis chromosome 6, ASM39032v3, whole genome shotgun sequence.
TTTTTTTTGggcaaaagtatttttttcccaAAATTAAGGTATTTGGCCAAGCGTCTATATGGAAAAAAAGGTGtatttgagtagaagcagaagcagtttctgcgaagcagaaaaaagtaacttcttcccaaaagcacttttgagtaAAATACACTTATAAGCACTTCTTaacagcttggccaaacactaattgctgctcaaaaatacttttcacattaattagccaaacacaaattgcttctcaccaaaaatacttttttaaaaagcacttttgagaaaaatacttttcaaaataagttgatcttagaagcttggccaaacaggccaATAGAATGGGTATAGCGCTTAGATGGCGATGTGCTAAACCCTTAGTTTTAAGATAGAATGTCGTGATTTCTTGCCCCACCCTCGGAGAGAAACAAAGATATACACCTAATTGATCAGCTTTAATCAGATGTATAATATCAGTAACAGCGTAAGAGAGAGTTCCAACATTTTCAACAGAGTTCAATTTCTCTGGAGCCTAAAGCAAGTTAGGAGTCTCTGCCTCTCCCTCTCTATCTCTCCTCTCTGTTTTAATAACTTCTCACCGGAAGACAGTACGCATATCTGTCATAGATTGACATACAAGAAGATTATCAGGTTTCAAAATATCGTTCACAAATTTCTTGCCCAGCCTAAATTCGGAATGTGTTATTCAGTCCTCTGACAGAGAGCACTTCAAAAATGATGAACAGAAAAACTCGTGCATGGCAAGACAGGAAAAACTGGAAAGATTAAACAAGAGCGATATGCATTGACTCCAGTAAAACTAATGAAATGTTTATTATGAATGTAGTTCTCTGCTTTATATCAAATTTCATGTGCACAGTTGATAAGCAATAGTTCACCACTATCAATTTTTTTCCAAACTTTTTAAGATATTGAACAAACGATACTTCTTCATTCAGGGTAACTCATCAGCCATATTATTGGTTATTGACCACAGGTTAGAGAACTTCTTAGTTTATCATTATTCCACTCCCGCAATGCAGCTTAGAGAACAAACACACAAGTGCACTGAGTCTGACGCATGACAACTCCAAGTATCTTTCAGCTTTAAGAGTATCTTTtcattctttccttttttgcATAGGTTGACAGAGGAGAACATTTAAGTGAAATATATGTGCACAAAAGTCAGAAAATACATTCATGAATGGCACATCATGAACTGTAAGAATATCTAGACAGGAGTGAAGATCATTGTaaggcccgtaaaattttactaaaacccggggtttcatggtgccgagttagacttatgtgttgatgactgtagcggttcggactttttgggttgaacaatgcgttggggagtttgaagaaaaattttggaactgcagggcatttctgcggtcgcagaactgatctgcggaccgcagatctgtcacagaaatctgggcaaatttttggaccattatgcggccgcataatcatttcgcgggTCGCACAACCCATCGCAGCTCCAACACAAAAATTTCCGGAAggaagttctgcggcgcattatgcgaccgcagaataggtctgcggaccgcagaccggtcGCAGTGTGAGGCAGgagtgcccagttccggagggccattatgcggtccattttgcggaccgcggaAGCGTTATGCGGGATCTgcgtcggggcttcatttttctggttttataaacccgaccccattcttataaaacaatcttagggatcattttaaaaggttcaaacttatattttagagagaggaaggtggtctagagtgagaaaaggaatttctaagtcatttgttcatcaatctttgctcaagccttgaagatttcacaagggtacctcacaaggtcttcatcctagaggtaagattctactccatagtcctcaatttcgtgattttactgaaaataggtaatgagaaaagcaatttttgggtgtgggagttgtccattatgcatgcatgtactatcaagggttgggggaagaatgttgagctaaattgggtagactttgggtagtgggatgagggaatccaccataggaggaccttgaaatcataatacccacctagtgtttgataaaatgctcaaatgagctggaaccataaactttctcctaatttgtgttcaattttgctatatttctaaatagattgaagtggctaAGATTCCGTaaaattgtagtaatttaaaaggcTCGAGGCgaggtatgctggctaaactcatctcttagaattgaaccccacaatatccttgtaagtcccgagttgttcattatgaattgattattccgaataagccttgtgtcgaaagatatatgttcaatatgtattgttacctttttcaaaaaaaagatatatgttcaatatgtattccaatgttcttgttatgttatattctatttgaaaatgtaCTCGAAGCATGGGTTGCATATCGAAATGTTATATCTTTAAGTCGtgattcaaatgaaggctattatgtcaagttgtgtaagaaatctcaatgtgtttaatATTCTTATTTGCTCAAtatgtggacttaaagtcttgaatagaaatgctctGTTGTTGATGATCCATGATaaggtttgaaagtgaaagagatgaatatgaagtatgaaatacggccaacgtgccaagagtgacattGTGTTATGGCCATCGGTGCCAATGAACTGAATGATAtataaaagataatgaaatgagttgtcaaccctttaaataaataaacacccTGGGAGTATCGttggtcaccgaggaagggtaggttgaaataacctaaccccgaaacttcacatgccggtgtaggagtgaattgtgattgtacccctttattgggatgagattgatgtgaagagaatattcccctttattgggatgagatgattgctagaaaagggtgatgtcgatccacacggcattgtggtgagacggcctagccggtcgggtcgtgatcggacgccatgccgcacacatggtagtgATTGTGCTTGAAATTGTTATCGAGGTATTGATTAAAATCGTGAtaatgattgtgattgtggttgatgtctttggatgagacggcctagccgatcgggccgtgatcggactccgtgctaaaatcacagtggtatatcggtgccaggatctcccaacctaaaataatggaaatttacttgacaCTTATTTTGCTCCtaatttgatgttttagtattgtgtGAGGTTTCCATTGATTTATGATTGTCCTTCCTTGTGTTATCATTCGTTCTAacgagagggtgtttagtcttacatactagtactattctatatgcaCTAACGTCCCGtttgccgggggcactacatctttagtggatgcaggtggttccgcagcaggtggcattgatcattgatagcagtacaccctcttctcagcagatttggtgagccccacctcattcgAGGTCGTGCATCTTTTGTCCcacgtgtattatgttttgaggtatagccggggccttgttgtcagCGTTATCATAGTGTTATGTATCCGTCGAGCGTAGAcacagtgtgggttgtatatgggtgttgggaaagtcaaactagccttGTTGTATCTGAATCATTTGTTGCACTTAAACTATgattgtgtatgtattttgagactataaaatgaagtgactaatggtaatggaattgGCATTGTTCATGGAATCCACTCAgtgtttaattaatgatatagatgtatcttctctttattcatgggcgagttgggtagaaggtattgtaaaggcttgcttgaccggggtatcttggttgagcgtcggtcgcactccccaaggtcggggcgtgacaaccaTGAACTGGTAAAATGTCACATTCTGGCTCTTATTGAATGGTGTAGGTAATGATCATATTCCTTTTCCACATGATGAGATTAGAATTTGTTGAAGATACCTTTCTCCATGATTATATATAGGGGAATGCATTATACTAGCCAACAACATGAGAAATACCAACACTGTAAAGGAACCCTTGCATAATATCTAGCCTAATATGCCACCACCATTCAATATCAATCTTTCATATTCAAGATCTCCTATTCCACTCTCCACATGAAGAATTTCTGTCACTTCCATTTTGCAGCCTTCAGCACATACTGCTAAGTTAACCATATTCTCTAAGACATTGAAGAAGATAATGACATCAGTAACGCCGCCCTACAAATGAGGGTGGATATGCATCTGTAGATCAGCCAACCATCTACCAACATGAAAGAAGACCAACTACATAAATGACCTGTTTTTGTTGATGATATAATGAATAAATATCCACCACTTTTCAATATCGAGCTTTCAACTTCAAAGAGCTGCAACTTGCATTGTCATATACCCAGACACGATTTGTACAGGCAGAATCACCGTCACTACTCCCTGTTGCAGCCCTCACCCTCCCGTTTAGACGTTTATTGAAGCTAAATCCATAAACTTCTATTTAGACTATTCACTTCTTCATATACTTCTCAACCTCAAAATGACCAACATTTAATGCATGCTACTCTCCTCTAACCATGGGATATCTGGAATAGGTTCATAGAGCTACAGATGCATTTACAATTAAAGCTTGAACCATGTCAATCATCTAAACACAATCACTCAGCCTCTACAATCTTTGGTCATTGAGAGGAAAATAAAATTAATGATACCAATTCTTTTGTCCTCCAAATTCATACAGTCATGATCACCCTCCAGTTTTACTCCCTATATACCTATACTTAAACAATTTGATCCTGCTTAGACTTCTCAATCTCATTTAACCAATATCAGAGACATGGTATAGGATATTCAAAAAGTTAAAGTTGATTAAGGATGCATTGCATGCATATTCATCAACTAGAAATTACAATAAAGATATTGATTGACCATGTCAGTGACGTAAAGCCATGTGAAAACCACGTACATGATATATGTTCATAAAGATATGCAATTAGCTTCTCCTTTGCATTACTCTACAGTACTGCCTGATCATTGAATTAAGAACATTCTTCACATCCTCATTGGAACCCAAACGAGAATAGAAATAAAAGATATTTTTGAGCAAAAAGTTAAATATGACAAATAAGTCAAAAATAGATAGCAAAACGAAGAACTGGAAGTACCTGTCTGGCAAGGACATTACTTTGTTCACGAATAAAACCTACAGGCTAGAAAGACAATACACAAATAAGAACTAATTGATTAATGAGGGCAAACTTGTTAGATCAAACATTCCATGCAAGCAGTGAACTGCAGTCTTAGAAGTTAGAACTAGAAGGCGTTAGAGGTTACATACTGACTGTGGGTAACAGACATCCATAACTGCATATCTGTTTTCCTGCAAATTGACAAATCAATCACAAACCCCAAAGTATATTTATAGTGAAGATAAGTAGATCAAAGAAAAAGACCAAAATAGACCAAAGAAAAACCGAAAAGTTTAGAGATATACAACCCAAAACTTATCTCAAGACCACGATAAAACCCTGGAAGAAACTCATGTACAATTGATGTCTCTAACATCCTCTGGCATGTATAATTCAATTTGGCTTTGCAACTGAAGTAAATATTTTTGTTCTCTTTTTCTCTTCAAGCTTTTTGGGTGCTCAATAGGGTTGATTTTTGAGGAGTTCAAggaactcaacaaaaataatggGCCCGAAGCAAGCAGAGTAGGTTTAAGTAGGATGAGAAATGAGCTTGAAGCAAAAATATTGCTCTGATGGTAGAGTTGAGAGAAAAACCCTGAGTGAGCGAAATGCagataaaatataaaattgggCCAAAATTGGAGAGAGAATGGTTGAATCAGACATCTGAATAGCAAGGAGTTCACTAAACTTAAGTTTAATTCAATATGAAAGAATGCAAGCATTCAACCACAATGAAGAAAGCAGCCTAGGGGCTAGGGCCATTTCAGTTGGAACCTCTTACACCGCCAGTAGGACATCTTATATTTCCATGAGGTACATAACATACTTAATTCTAGAGAATAGCTAGTCCTTGTACAATATATTTAAATTGGTAGCCTAGTAAGATCAGTGCCTATATTTTGATCATTAAAACAAAAAGGAATATCATCGATAATTCTAAAAGGAAAATGGTTCTTTCTTCAGTATATTGTTCTTCTCCCTCGATCTGTTTTACTATTAGAGCCAATCTACATTAAGCAATATAGTGCTCAAAAATCTCCCAGGGTGCCAGTGTCTCCCTTTACCTTGCTTCCAACCCAAAGATAAAGTGCTTTCCTTTAACTTTTCTCCAACACAAAGATGCAGTACTAGAGAAGAAACAATCTACTAGCTTCACATTCTGGAGGACagcactttttttcttttctgtttgaCAAGGATAACTAGTACTTCTGTTTAGCAATTCATTGTTCCTTCTTCAATCAATTATCCAAGATCAGATGTTCTAAAATATGATGCCTGAGTCAGATGGATAATGCTTACAAGCTAGCCAATACCAAATGACTCTAAAGCAGAATCCAGTTAACTAAATAATCTTGCAAATATCTGGAAGGGTAGAGTCCTTGTGTTTAACATAAAGAAAACATAAAGTTGAAGAACAGCAAAGACAAAAAGCTTCATTTTGCAACCCCTTGCCCCTAACTATTCTCTTTCCCTTCATATGCAGATGCATATCGCTCCTCTCCCCCTCACTCCAAGTCACAAATTCTTCACTCTCTCCAAACCACAACCTGCACATACACATGACATGTGTAAACATGAacacattgccttgaaagtaagGACCTGGTATTCTTGTGATAAACATGTCCACTAAGTGGAGAACGACATTAAACAACACTTTCTTCCTCAAAggctcaacaacaacaacaacaacaacaacaacaataataataataataataataataataataataataataataataataataatattattattattgttattattaattgcaatagtaataataataatattaataagaatAAATTAGTAAACACCACAAACTTACTTGCTCAAAACCAAGCATAAGATTAGCCCACTCTATATCTCTTGTAATTAGCAAGTTAGATCTTGCAAGAAGAGGTGCAACCTTGGCCTGAAAAAAGAAAGATATTAAGATATTGGAAACTCGGTGCTTTTTTATAAACTATAAACAGATTACTAAGGCAGAAATCATATATTTTCAGATTGATAACAATAGCTACATATGTACATGTTTGATTAGGAAAAGTAACAAATTACAATGAAAATTTTCCACCTGAAATAAAGAGCTCATAAACTACAAAAGAAACATTCTAGTAGCGTCTGTACATGAAAATATAAAGTGAGCCGTGTATACATCCTAGCCAAAGCAGCTTAAAATGTGCCCAAGGCAGTTGATGGAAGTGTGACTTCGGCTCAGCAAAGTCTCTACTGCTCACTTAGGAGCCAGGAATGCCAGTATGTGAGATGAAGAACTTGAGCAATAACCAAGCAAATAGATATATAGTTCCTTAAGCACGAAAAAAAAAATCTCTAAGATAAAATCCATGAGCTGCAAATATGAGGATTTAGAGATTCTGTCACTCTTAAAACAACAAGGTGAGTAGAGCACTAAGTAGAGCCAAAGATTTCCCATAAAGTGAACAAAAAATCATTGGGTTACAAACACTTCTCATAGTGCATGAGTTGTATTAGACACATTATTCATTAGAGCCATGAATTAGGAAGTAAACAACCTAATCAGTTCCTAGAGCAAACACTAAACTGCATGCACATTCAAATTTAAAGAAGCAACAAAGACATAAGAGATTGGCCATTTCGCAGCTAGGAGACCAATCAAAGTACTAACTTGGAAATTCAATTTCATGTATGGAGTCATATATGTCGAACATAAGATTCTTTCTTTGCTATGAATGGTTGAAGGGTTTGACAACTCTACCTCCTCAAGTGATGTTGGCTCCAAAATACCTGTCACAGATTGGCTAGTAGGTGGTTGCTTGAGAACTGGCTTGACTTCATTGTAAGATGTCTCTTCTGGAATGGACACACCTGAGAACCATTTTCCAAATGGAACTTGGGAAGATGTTTGACTTCCAAAACCTGTTCTTCTCTGGTCTACGGTATTTCTCAATTTTCTTTTTTGTATTCCTCGAGATCTTTGTTTCTTTTCATCGGCAAGCCAAAGCTGCACAAAAAATTCCCTGCTTAAATCAGGACCATCTCCCGACCTCTGCCCATATTGACGAGATAAAACAATTGCACCTGGTCCAGTCCCTTGGGCAAGGCCAGTAACAAATCCAGGCAGTTTAGCCCTCCCTGGGACATTTCCTTCATAATTAAATGCTTCAGAAGGATTTCCAGTTGGACTAAGCGAAGACGATAGGTATCCTCTTTGTGATTGTGACTGGAAAAAAGAATCCTTTGTAGCAACAAAAATCCCATCCCAAAGCTCATTTACCGTGAAACTTTCTGATGATCTGCACTTGTATTGCTTGGCTAAACAACGAACACTGTTCCTCCAGCTCATCTGGTGATACGGTAATCTCAGTCGAATATATTCTCAATCTAGATATAATGCGCATTCTTAAGTAGTAACAAGATAACAAAAAACAATATTTCATATGGGAGTAGTAAATTGCAGCAACAAACCAACATATAGACCAAAAATTTGATAAATACAAATTATATTCGAGATATCTATCTCAAAAACAGACAAAAAAACAAGAATGAAGAACTCAAATTGTATTTCGCTATTTGTTATAGAACTCCAGggagagagacagagagagagagagagagacagagagaaagagagagagagaagggtCATCCGAATTCAAATGAAGAGTTCAAGAATCAGATGAATCACTTTGATTGAATTGTCTCACCTTTGCATGACAGAGTTGAATATCAAAAATGTTATACCACAGAGAATTTGTAGAAGTTGTAGAGGTGTTGGAACCCCAAATATCATAAGTTAGACGAGGGAAAAAGACTATTGTCTATGGTCGGGCCGCAATAGAATTTTTCTTTGAAGTTGCGAGAAAGAAAGTTAGACAAGGGAAAAAGACTATTGTCTAGGGTCGGGCCGCCCGGCTTTTGTACCCGATACTGTTTTTAGTTTTGTTCCTTTTTAGGTTTACTAGGAAAAAAAGAATTGGACTAAAATAGCCTCGGTGACATCAACTCCTCTACTACCTGTTGTATTGAGCTGAATAAGTAGGCTAATAAAACAATTGTAGTTGTTAAGAGTGGATGGGGGTTGTGCAGAAAGAAGCGGAAGAATTGGCAGTTGAAAATGAACGATCCAAAATGTAA
It includes:
- the LOC104091254 gene encoding phospholipid scramblase family protein C343.06c — encoded protein: MSWRNSVRCLAKQYKCRSSESFTVNELWDGIFVATKDSFFQSQSQRGYLSSSLSPTGNPSEAFNYEGNVPGRAKLPGFVTGLAQGTGPGAIVLSRQYGQRSGDGPDLSREFFVQLWLADEKKQRSRGIQKRKLRNTVDQRRTGFGSQTSSQVPFGKWFSGVSIPEETSYNEVKPVLKQPPTSQSVTGILEPTSLEEAKVAPLLARSNLLITRDIEWANLMLGFEQENRYAVMDVCYPQSPVGFIREQSNVLARQLLRTRRPLVACITDGLGNELFRVRRPFWWINSSIYAEINGKEVGVVHRRWHLWKRIYDLYLGNKQFAVVENPGFWNWTFTLKDIDGKVLAQIDRDWRGFGFEIFTDAGQYVIRFGNAYTSICPVTGIQELEVARPLILSERAVAVALAISLDNDYFSRHGGWGIPFVVVSE